Proteins found in one Paenibacillus dendritiformis genomic segment:
- the sleB gene encoding spore cortex-lytic enzyme, with protein sequence MRKHMIWITMCMVFVLFGAYQYKHMTENAATFSGATLTYGSQGQDVRELQGRLKFLGFYYGKVDGVFGSKTQGSVEWFQSEFGMPVDGVVGSKTRNMLVKATKDWKPEAPAPSGTAGGGKPTGGKPSNISGSNAMGLSENDLKLMANAVYGEARGEPYEGQVAVAAVILNRVKSPSFPNTASGVIFQPGAFTAVADGQIWLEPNERARQAVQDALNGWDPSGGCLYYFNPETATSKWIWTRPQVKTIGKHIFCM encoded by the coding sequence ATGAGAAAACACATGATTTGGATTACGATGTGTATGGTATTCGTTCTGTTCGGCGCTTACCAATACAAGCATATGACGGAAAACGCGGCCACCTTCAGCGGCGCGACGCTAACGTACGGTTCCCAGGGGCAAGACGTAAGGGAGCTTCAGGGCCGCCTGAAATTTCTCGGCTTCTATTACGGCAAGGTTGATGGCGTATTCGGCAGCAAGACTCAGGGCTCCGTCGAATGGTTCCAATCGGAATTCGGCATGCCGGTGGACGGCGTTGTCGGATCAAAAACAAGAAACATGCTGGTCAAGGCGACGAAGGACTGGAAGCCGGAGGCGCCGGCGCCGAGCGGCACAGCAGGCGGAGGCAAGCCCACTGGCGGCAAGCCAAGCAATATTAGCGGCTCCAATGCGATGGGATTGTCAGAGAATGATTTGAAGCTGATGGCCAATGCGGTGTACGGTGAAGCCCGGGGGGAGCCGTATGAAGGCCAGGTGGCGGTTGCTGCGGTTATTTTGAATCGGGTGAAATCCCCTAGCTTCCCGAATACCGCATCCGGCGTCATCTTCCAACCGGGAGCCTTCACCGCCGTAGCTGACGGTCAGATCTGGCTTGAGCCGAATGAGCGGGCGCGTCAGGCGGTCCAAGATGCTCTGAACGGCTGGGACCCGTCGGGAGGTTGCTTGTACTACTTCAATCCGGAGACCGCGACGTCCAAATGGATCTGGACACGGCCGCAGGTGAAGACGATTGGAAAACATATCTTCTGTATGTAA
- the yfmF gene encoding EF-P 5-aminopentanol modification-associated protein YfmF, which translates to MEKQPTFERGTVNGIRIHVMPTKRFKTYAIAVYMGAPLQEDTVTPLALTPFVLRRGTEAYPETIRFRERLDELYGAGFGFDIYKRGDYQIVQFRMDVINDAFVQSADSLLEKAFEFLGGCITAPVTPDGVFRSKYVKEEKETLTQRIEAIVNDKIRYAAERCIEEMCKEEPYRLHALGNRRELEGIDASSLYRHYQEWLEHSAIDVYVIGDTSLEEVERLVKDSFRINRAGETPYARSIPVPRTGEPNTVIERLEVTQGKLNLGLRTTITYADDAYPAALLFNGVLGGYPHSKLFIHVREKNSLAYYASSRLDGHKGICAIQSGIEFQNYEKAKQIILEQIEAMKAGRIDAKELQQTKAMIANQLREIGDSAFEMIGFDFNRVLSGKERTTSQLIAATEEMEASAIQAAAETFHVDTIYFLRNREEV; encoded by the coding sequence ATGGAGAAGCAACCGACGTTCGAACGAGGAACGGTCAATGGGATTCGCATTCACGTCATGCCGACGAAGCGGTTCAAGACCTATGCGATCGCCGTCTACATGGGCGCGCCGCTGCAGGAAGACACCGTGACTCCGCTGGCGCTGACGCCATTCGTGCTGCGGCGGGGGACGGAAGCGTACCCGGAGACGATCCGGTTCCGCGAGAGACTGGATGAACTGTATGGAGCCGGGTTCGGCTTCGATATTTATAAGCGGGGCGATTATCAAATTGTGCAGTTCCGCATGGATGTCATCAACGACGCTTTTGTGCAATCGGCCGATTCCTTGCTGGAGAAGGCATTTGAATTTCTGGGAGGATGCATCACAGCGCCGGTGACCCCGGACGGCGTCTTTCGCTCTAAATATGTAAAGGAAGAAAAAGAAACGCTGACGCAGCGGATTGAAGCGATCGTGAATGACAAAATCCGTTATGCCGCCGAGCGCTGCATCGAAGAGATGTGCAAGGAGGAGCCGTACCGTCTCCATGCGCTTGGCAACCGCCGCGAGTTGGAGGGCATCGATGCCAGTTCGCTGTACCGCCATTACCAGGAATGGCTGGAGCACTCGGCCATCGATGTCTATGTCATCGGCGATACGAGTCTGGAGGAGGTCGAACGGCTCGTGAAGGATTCATTCCGTATCAACCGCGCAGGCGAGACACCTTATGCCCGTTCGATTCCGGTGCCGCGCACGGGAGAGCCGAATACGGTCATCGAGAGGCTGGAAGTGACCCAGGGCAAGCTGAATCTCGGTCTCCGCACCACGATAACCTACGCCGACGACGCGTATCCGGCCGCCCTCCTGTTCAACGGAGTGCTTGGCGGATACCCGCATTCGAAGCTGTTTATTCATGTCAGGGAAAAGAACAGTCTCGCTTACTACGCATCGTCGCGGTTGGATGGCCATAAAGGGATTTGCGCCATTCAATCGGGAATTGAATTCCAGAACTACGAAAAAGCGAAGCAGATTATTTTGGAGCAGATCGAAGCGATGAAAGCAGGACGCATCGATGCGAAGGAGCTGCAGCAGACGAAGGCGATGATCGCCAATCAGCTGCGGGAGATCGGGGATTCGGCCTTCGAAATGATCGGGTTCGATTTCAACCGCGTGCTGTCCGGCAAGGAGCGGACGACATCGCAATTGATCGCCGCCACGGAGGAGATGGAGGCGTCAGCCATCCAAGCCGCCGCCGAGACGTTTCATGTCGACACGATTTATTTCTTGCGCAACCGGGAGGAGGTATAA
- the yfmH gene encoding EF-P 5-aminopentanol modification-associated protein YfmH → MEQRRYSQLQETLYYERMDNGLDVYVLPKPGFQKTYASFSTKYGSIDNHFRVEGQDAVKVPDGIAHFLEHKMFEEPEGDIFATFAEQGASANAFTTFDRTVYLFSSTSNIEKNVETLVDFVQRPYFTDENVEKEKGIIAQEINMYRDNPTWRVYFGLIEAMYQVHPVHIDIAGTVESIGTITKDTLYTCYHTFYHPTNMLLFIVGGVDPERMMALIRENQARKSFEPQGKIERIFDSEPETVREARKVAKLPVSLPRCYFGCKEPKPGLNGRALLEYEIATRIMMDLLLGSSSALNQILYEEGLTTDSFGSEFNCSPDYAFSIMGGETKDPDRLVERVQELVDDAKKTGFEPASFERIRSKAIGAYLRMLNSPETIANEFTKFKFREADLFDILSVYESLTLEQIHQRLQDHFDWNRLAVSIVEKPD, encoded by the coding sequence ATGGAACAACGCCGCTATTCCCAACTACAGGAGACGCTCTATTACGAGCGGATGGACAATGGGCTGGACGTCTATGTGCTGCCGAAGCCCGGCTTCCAGAAGACATACGCGTCCTTTTCCACCAAGTATGGGTCGATTGACAATCACTTTCGGGTAGAAGGGCAGGATGCCGTTAAGGTTCCTGACGGGATTGCCCATTTCCTCGAGCATAAAATGTTCGAGGAGCCGGAAGGCGACATCTTCGCCACCTTCGCGGAGCAGGGAGCTTCGGCCAATGCGTTCACGACATTCGATCGGACCGTCTACTTATTCTCTTCCACCAGCAATATCGAGAAAAATGTGGAAACGCTTGTCGATTTTGTGCAGCGTCCTTATTTTACGGATGAAAATGTGGAGAAGGAAAAGGGCATTATCGCGCAGGAAATCAATATGTACCGCGATAATCCAACCTGGCGCGTCTACTTCGGACTCATCGAAGCGATGTATCAGGTCCATCCCGTCCATATCGATATCGCCGGCACGGTAGAATCGATCGGCACGATAACGAAGGATACGCTGTATACATGCTACCATACGTTCTACCACCCGACCAATATGCTGCTCTTTATCGTCGGGGGCGTTGATCCGGAGCGGATGATGGCCTTAATCCGCGAGAACCAGGCCCGCAAATCATTCGAGCCGCAGGGCAAGATCGAACGTATTTTTGACAGCGAGCCGGAGACGGTGCGCGAAGCCCGCAAAGTAGCGAAGCTGCCGGTCTCGTTGCCGCGCTGCTACTTCGGATGCAAGGAACCGAAGCCAGGTCTGAACGGTCGTGCCTTGCTGGAATATGAAATCGCGACGCGCATCATGATGGATCTGCTGCTCGGCTCTAGCTCGGCCTTGAACCAGATATTATACGAGGAAGGGCTGACGACAGATTCGTTCGGGAGCGAGTTCAACTGCAGCCCGGATTACGCTTTCTCGATTATGGGAGGAGAGACGAAGGATCCGGACCGTCTGGTGGAGCGGGTGCAGGAGCTGGTGGATGATGCGAAGAAGACGGGATTTGAGCCGGCTTCCTTCGAGCGCATCCGCAGCAAAGCGATCGGCGCCTACTTGCGTATGCTGAATTCGCCAGAGACCATTGCGAATGAATTCACGAAGTTTAAGTTCCGGGAGGCGGATTTATTTGATATACTTTCCGTATACGAATCGCTGACACTGGAACAGATTCACCAACGGCTGCAGGATCATTTCGATTGGAACCGTCTGGCGGTATCGATTGTCGAGAAGCCGGATTGA
- the ymfI gene encoding elongation factor P 5-aminopentanone reductase translates to MKALADTSVLITGASRGIGAAIAHRFASVGMKVIIHYLNSHEAANEVARACLAYGGEAITIRADLRSAEQIDRMKSKLDELGFTPDILVNNAGTAYYGLFTDVTEEEWDDCMNINLKGMFLCTQRFAPHMISQKYGRIINVSSVWGITGASCEVMYSTAKGGVNAFTKSLAKELAPSGVTVNAVAPGAVDTDMMKHLDTSERSALEEDIPAGRLGTPDEIASLVYFLALPESGYITGQVISPNGGWQT, encoded by the coding sequence ATGAAAGCATTGGCAGACACCTCGGTGCTCATTACCGGAGCAAGCCGCGGCATAGGCGCCGCGATTGCGCACAGGTTCGCCTCCGTCGGAATGAAGGTTATCATCCATTACTTGAATTCGCATGAAGCCGCCAACGAAGTCGCGAGAGCCTGTCTTGCATACGGTGGCGAGGCCATTACGATTCGCGCCGATCTTCGTTCGGCCGAACAGATCGACCGCATGAAATCCAAGCTGGACGAGTTGGGCTTTACGCCCGACATTTTGGTGAACAATGCGGGAACCGCCTATTACGGCCTGTTCACCGATGTGACGGAGGAAGAATGGGACGATTGCATGAACATCAATCTGAAGGGAATGTTCCTCTGCACCCAGCGGTTCGCCCCGCATATGATCTCGCAAAAGTACGGCCGCATTATTAACGTCTCCTCGGTATGGGGAATAACGGGCGCCTCGTGCGAAGTGATGTATTCAACCGCCAAAGGAGGCGTCAATGCCTTCACGAAATCATTGGCCAAGGAGTTGGCTCCGTCCGGCGTGACCGTGAACGCCGTCGCACCCGGGGCCGTGGATACCGATATGATGAAGCATTTGGATACGTCGGAACGAAGCGCTTTGGAGGAAGATATTCCTGCAGGCCGGTTAGGCACGCCGGACGAAATTGCCTCGCTGGTTTATTTTCTGGCTTTGCCGGAATCCGGCTACATTACGGGACAAGTCATCAGCCCAAACGGGGGCTGGCAGACGTAA
- a CDS encoding DUF3243 domain-containing protein yields the protein MSSVLKNFDTWKKFLGERVKQAKGLGMTEDTISNLAYEIGSFLEEKVDPQSQENRALKELWEVGTEQERKVLASLMVKLAERHS from the coding sequence ATGTCATCTGTACTGAAAAATTTCGACACGTGGAAAAAGTTTCTCGGCGAGCGCGTCAAGCAGGCGAAAGGACTGGGCATGACCGAAGACACCATCTCTAACCTGGCCTACGAGATCGGTTCGTTTCTGGAGGAGAAGGTCGACCCGCAAAGTCAGGAAAACCGGGCGCTGAAGGAATTGTGGGAAGTCGGCACCGAGCAGGAGCGGAAGGTGCTGGCAAGCTTGATGGTCAAATTGGCAGAACGCCATAGTTAA
- a CDS encoding DUF3388 domain-containing protein, with amino-acid sequence MEYKQWYMEYKIHKNRPGLLGDIASLLGMLEVNILTINGVEDKTRGMLLQTDDDEKIEVMGKMLQKVDNITVSALRQPRLVDILAVRHGRYIERDSDDRKTFRFTRDELGLLVDFLGEIFKREGHQVIGVRGMPRVGKTESIIAGSVCSMKRWSFVSSTLLRQTVRSQMSEDEMNVNNIFIIDGIVSTIRSNERHAALLQEILGMPSTKVIEHPDIFVKETRYDYDFFDYIIELRNSPDEEITYESFTANYYDF; translated from the coding sequence ATGGAGTACAAACAGTGGTATATGGAATATAAAATACATAAAAACCGCCCGGGATTGCTGGGAGACATCGCGTCGCTGCTCGGCATGCTGGAGGTCAACATTTTGACGATTAACGGGGTCGAAGATAAGACCAGAGGCATGCTCCTTCAGACCGATGACGACGAGAAAATCGAAGTCATGGGCAAGATGTTGCAAAAAGTAGACAACATTACGGTGTCCGCGCTGCGGCAGCCCCGGCTGGTAGATATTTTGGCCGTGCGCCATGGCCGCTATATCGAGCGCGATTCGGACGATCGGAAGACGTTCCGTTTTACCCGGGACGAACTTGGCTTGCTCGTTGATTTCCTTGGCGAAATATTCAAGCGCGAAGGCCATCAGGTGATCGGCGTGCGCGGCATGCCGCGGGTCGGCAAGACGGAGTCCATCATTGCGGGAAGCGTCTGCTCCATGAAGCGCTGGTCCTTCGTCTCCTCGACGCTTCTGCGCCAGACGGTGCGGAGCCAGATGTCCGAGGACGAGATGAATGTCAACAATATTTTCATTATAGACGGCATCGTGAGCACCATTCGGTCCAATGAACGCCACGCGGCCTTGCTGCAGGAAATACTCGGGATGCCGTCGACGAAGGTCATTGAGCACCCGGATATATTCGTGAAGGAAACCCGCTACGATTATGATTTCTTTGATTATATCATTGAACTGCGGAATAGCCCCGACGAAGAGATTACATATGAATCTTTTACGGCGAATTATTATGATTTTTAA
- a CDS encoding helix-turn-helix domain-containing protein — MSELGQLLKKARLEKGLTLDDVQEATKIRKRYLEAIEEGDYKVLPGSFYVRAFIKTYAETVGLNPDELLQFYRNDIPAPEVETTVEPMIRKKRRAVHSDKFGRWATTILMWSFLALIIVIVYFYVVNNKTPDNQTSDNSGIISGTTGEKTPDTGAQTPSPGSGNGTKEPDTTVPPVEPEKEPIVARTSPNGYEYAVASPEGGKAEAEIAATGRSWISVREGSGQGKMLFEGTVDADFKQTFEIPEAGLYFRSGRTDNTSITVFGQSLDDGNSANNPTNVIVKVVSYEEAEKLAAEGGGASGGQ, encoded by the coding sequence GTGTCGGAATTGGGGCAGTTGTTGAAAAAGGCCAGGCTTGAGAAGGGCCTCACGCTGGATGACGTTCAAGAAGCGACCAAAATCCGCAAACGTTATCTGGAAGCGATAGAAGAAGGGGATTACAAAGTGCTGCCGGGCTCGTTCTACGTGCGCGCCTTCATTAAGACGTACGCAGAGACGGTGGGCTTGAATCCGGATGAGCTCCTGCAATTTTATCGCAATGATATTCCCGCTCCGGAAGTGGAGACGACGGTAGAGCCAATGATTCGGAAGAAGCGCCGTGCGGTCCATTCGGACAAGTTCGGGCGTTGGGCGACGACGATACTGATGTGGTCGTTTTTGGCCCTGATCATTGTGATTGTTTATTTTTATGTGGTGAACAATAAGACACCGGATAATCAGACATCTGACAATTCGGGAATTATAAGCGGCACGACAGGGGAGAAAACACCGGACACCGGCGCCCAGACTCCGTCCCCGGGCAGCGGCAATGGAACCAAGGAGCCGGACACGACGGTGCCGCCGGTTGAACCGGAGAAGGAGCCTATCGTCGCGCGCACGTCTCCGAACGGATACGAATATGCCGTCGCTTCGCCGGAAGGTGGCAAGGCGGAAGCCGAGATTGCCGCTACAGGCAGAAGCTGGATCTCGGTGCGGGAAGGCAGCGGCCAAGGCAAGATGTTGTTCGAGGGCACCGTTGATGCGGATTTCAAGCAGACCTTCGAAATCCCGGAAGCGGGATTGTATTTCCGATCCGGGAGAACGGACAATACGTCCATTACCGTGTTTGGCCAATCGCTGGATGACGGTAATTCCGCCAATAACCCAACCAATGTCATCGTCAAGGTCGTCTCCTATGAAGAAGCGGAGAAGCTTGCGGCAGAGGGCGGAGGCGCTTCCGGAGGCCAATAA
- a CDS encoding YajQ family cyclic di-GMP-binding protein → MAEYSFDIVSKMDMQELNNAVQQAMKEIGGRYDFKGSKSDISLDKNEMVVLSDDEYKLKSVLDILQSKMIKRGLSPKNMQYGKIEPASGGTVRQRIQLKQGIEQDISKKINILIRDSKLKVKSQIQGDQLRVTGKNKDDLQAVMHLLKEADIPLDLQFTNYR, encoded by the coding sequence ATGGCCGAGTACTCATTTGATATCGTATCGAAGATGGATATGCAGGAACTGAATAACGCCGTCCAGCAAGCGATGAAGGAGATCGGGGGGCGGTATGATTTCAAAGGGAGCAAAAGCGACATCTCGCTGGATAAAAATGAGATGGTCGTCTTGTCCGATGATGAATACAAACTGAAGAGCGTGCTCGATATTTTGCAATCGAAAATGATCAAACGGGGCTTGTCTCCCAAAAACATGCAGTATGGGAAAATTGAGCCCGCTTCGGGCGGGACGGTTCGTCAACGCATCCAGCTGAAGCAAGGCATCGAGCAGGATATTTCCAAAAAAATCAACATCTTGATTCGGGACTCCAAGCTAAAGGTAAAAAGTCAAATTCAAGGCGATCAGCTTCGGGTAACCGGAAAAAACAAAGATGATTTGCAGGCCGTTATGCATCTGCTGAAAGAGGCCGATATTCCATTGGATTTGCAATTTACGAATTACCGTTAG
- the rimO gene encoding 30S ribosomal protein S12 methylthiotransferase RimO: MTEQIKIVTLGCDKNLVDSEIMSGIMDQYGHELVENAEDATVIIVNTCGFIDAAKEESVNTILELADLKETARLKALIVSGCLTQRYKEQLLEEMPEIDGIVGTGDFHKINDIVAEALQGKKPVRVGNPVFNYEQILPRKVATPRYTAYVKIAEGCDNNCTFCSIPIMRGKFRSRSMKSILAEVKQLADQGVKEISLIAQDSTNYGVDLYDGFKLPELMNKVSEVPGVEWVRLHYAYPGFFTEELIDTIASNPKVCKYVDMPLQHSEDTILKRMRRPGRQRDSRELVRKIRARIPEVALRTSIIVGFPGETDEDFENLASFVREMKFDRLGVFTYSPEEDTAATRLPDHVPDEVKEWRANTLMEIQREVSKNVNERHIGRMLDVLVERYDGRNDVYIGRSQYDAPEIDGEVFISNCKLSIGEIAKVKITHALEFDLAGEGVL; the protein is encoded by the coding sequence ATGACAGAACAAATCAAAATCGTAACGCTGGGCTGCGACAAAAACTTGGTGGATTCGGAGATTATGTCCGGAATAATGGATCAGTACGGGCATGAACTGGTAGAAAACGCGGAGGATGCAACCGTCATTATTGTCAATACGTGCGGGTTCATCGATGCAGCGAAGGAAGAATCGGTCAATACGATTTTGGAATTGGCAGACTTGAAGGAGACCGCCCGCTTGAAGGCGCTCATCGTTTCCGGATGTCTGACGCAGCGATACAAGGAGCAATTGTTGGAGGAAATGCCGGAGATCGACGGCATCGTCGGCACGGGGGACTTCCACAAGATCAACGATATCGTCGCCGAAGCGCTCCAAGGCAAGAAGCCGGTCCGCGTCGGCAATCCGGTCTTCAACTATGAACAGATCTTGCCGCGCAAGGTCGCGACGCCGCGCTACACCGCTTATGTCAAAATCGCGGAGGGTTGCGATAACAATTGCACCTTCTGCAGCATTCCGATTATGCGGGGCAAATTCCGCAGCCGCTCGATGAAATCGATTCTGGCCGAGGTGAAGCAGCTAGCGGATCAAGGCGTCAAGGAGATCAGCCTGATCGCCCAGGACTCCACCAACTACGGCGTCGATCTGTATGACGGCTTCAAGCTGCCGGAATTAATGAACAAAGTAAGTGAAGTACCTGGCGTCGAATGGGTTCGCCTTCATTATGCGTATCCGGGATTTTTCACGGAAGAATTGATCGATACGATCGCTTCGAATCCGAAGGTCTGCAAATATGTCGATATGCCGCTGCAGCATAGCGAAGACACGATTCTCAAGCGGATGCGCCGGCCGGGCCGCCAGCGCGATTCCCGCGAACTGGTTCGCAAAATCCGGGCTCGGATTCCGGAAGTCGCGCTCCGCACCTCGATTATCGTTGGTTTTCCGGGCGAGACGGACGAAGATTTCGAAAATTTGGCTTCCTTCGTGCGTGAAATGAAGTTCGATCGTCTCGGCGTCTTCACTTATTCGCCGGAGGAAGATACGGCGGCGACGCGGCTTCCGGATCACGTGCCGGATGAAGTGAAGGAATGGCGCGCGAATACGCTGATGGAGATTCAGCGCGAAGTGTCGAAAAACGTGAACGAGCGCCATATCGGCCGCATGCTGGACGTGCTGGTTGAACGCTATGATGGACGCAACGACGTATATATCGGACGTTCGCAGTACGATGCGCCGGAGATTGACGGTGAAGTGTTCATCTCGAACTGCAAATTAAGCATCGGGGAGATCGCCAAGGTCAAAATTACGCACGCACTCGAATTTGATTTGGCCGGGGAGGGTGTCTTGTGA
- the pgsA gene encoding CDP-diacylglycerol--glycerol-3-phosphate 3-phosphatidyltransferase, which translates to MNLANKITLTRIFLVPIMMFFLLVNFDYLPPIQIEDFYITYNQIIAALIFIIAASTDGVDGYIARKRKMVTNLGKLLDPLADKLLVAAVLISLVEMGKCDALIAIVIISREFAVTGLRQVALLEGTVMAASKWGKWKTATQITAIVAMLLNNFPFVLVGIPFDVISTWLAAIITIYSGIDYFVKNKSVLHFS; encoded by the coding sequence GTGAATCTGGCGAACAAGATCACGTTAACTCGCATATTTCTTGTGCCGATCATGATGTTCTTCTTGCTGGTAAATTTTGATTATTTGCCGCCGATTCAGATAGAAGACTTCTATATTACGTACAACCAGATTATCGCGGCCCTTATCTTCATTATCGCGGCCAGCACCGATGGCGTGGACGGGTATATCGCCCGCAAGCGCAAAATGGTGACGAACCTGGGCAAGCTGCTTGATCCGTTAGCAGACAAGCTGCTGGTGGCCGCCGTGCTCATCTCGTTGGTCGAGATGGGCAAATGCGACGCTTTGATCGCGATCGTTATCATTAGCCGCGAATTCGCCGTCACGGGGCTTCGCCAGGTAGCTCTGCTGGAAGGAACGGTAATGGCCGCGAGCAAGTGGGGGAAATGGAAGACAGCCACCCAAATTACCGCCATCGTCGCGATGCTGCTGAACAATTTTCCGTTTGTTCTGGTGGGCATTCCGTTCGACGTGATCTCTACCTGGCTCGCAGCGATCATTACGATCTATTCAGGTATTGATTATTTTGTCAAAAATAAAAGTGTGCTTCATTTCTCGTAG
- a CDS encoding competence/damage-inducible protein A, protein MNAEIIAVGTELLLGEIVNTNAQFISQQLALLGIDVYFQTVVGDNPHRLRHVLETARTRSRLIILTGGLGPTMDDITKDIVAELLGRRTFLDEAAVAKMEQMFSRRGTPMVESNKRQAMVIEGAAILPNETGLALGNALLADGTAFILLPGPPREMKPMFEQEVIPWLHGSGLLDESVLHTRKLKFAGIGESKLEDMLRDLIEAQEHTTIATYAKEGEVLVRLATKTADEQQAVQRLAETESAIMSRIGEHLFAAEDISLPEALLELMSERKLTLSAAESCTGGLFAEMITSVPGSSDVFQGGAVTYSNEMKERILGVPHELLEGEQAPGAVSAETAKAMAEGMQDIADTDFSIAITGVAGPGHSERKPVGLVYIAIAEKGRDTQVEELRLAGDRSTIRLRTVNAVMYRLWTRARQYG, encoded by the coding sequence ATGAACGCGGAAATCATTGCCGTAGGCACCGAGCTGCTGCTCGGCGAAATCGTAAACACGAATGCGCAGTTTATTTCGCAGCAATTGGCGCTGCTTGGCATCGATGTTTATTTTCAGACGGTTGTCGGAGATAATCCGCATCGGCTTCGCCATGTGCTGGAGACAGCGAGAACCCGCTCGCGGCTCATTATTTTGACAGGCGGCCTCGGGCCGACGATGGATGATATTACGAAGGATATCGTGGCCGAGCTGCTGGGACGCCGGACCTTCCTGGATGAAGCGGCGGTGGCCAAGATGGAGCAAATGTTCTCCCGCCGGGGAACGCCGATGGTGGAGAGCAACAAGCGCCAGGCGATGGTTATCGAGGGAGCGGCGATTTTGCCGAATGAGACGGGACTTGCCCTCGGCAACGCGCTGCTGGCGGACGGCACGGCCTTCATCCTGCTGCCGGGACCGCCGCGCGAGATGAAGCCGATGTTCGAGCAGGAAGTCATTCCATGGCTGCACGGCAGCGGACTGCTGGATGAGTCGGTGCTGCATACGCGGAAGCTCAAGTTCGCGGGAATCGGCGAGTCGAAGCTGGAGGATATGCTTCGCGACCTGATTGAGGCGCAGGAGCATACGACGATCGCCACCTACGCGAAGGAAGGCGAAGTGCTGGTCCGTCTCGCGACGAAGACGGCGGATGAACAGCAAGCTGTGCAGCGCCTCGCTGAGACGGAGTCGGCCATTATGAGCCGCATCGGAGAGCATCTGTTCGCAGCGGAGGATATCTCTTTGCCGGAGGCGCTGCTTGAGCTGATGAGCGAGCGGAAGCTTACGCTGTCGGCGGCCGAGAGCTGCACCGGCGGATTGTTCGCCGAGATGATTACGTCCGTGCCGGGAAGCTCGGATGTCTTCCAGGGAGGCGCCGTCACGTACTCGAACGAGATGAAGGAGCGAATCCTCGGCGTCCCGCACGAGCTGCTTGAAGGAGAGCAGGCGCCTGGAGCCGTCAGCGCCGAGACGGCGAAGGCGATGGCCGAAGGAATGCAGGACATCGCGGATACCGACTTCTCGATCGCGATAACGGGCGTCGCGGGACCGGGACATTCCGAACGGAAGCCGGTCGGCCTCGTCTATATCGCCATCGCCGAGAAGGGGAGAGATACGCAGGTCGAGGAGCTTCGCTTGGCAGGAGACCGTTCGACGATTCGTCTGCGAACCGTGAATGCGGTCATGTACCGGCTGTGGACCCGTGCGCGGCAGTATGGATAA